In the Sphingomonas sp. LM7 genome, one interval contains:
- the mreD gene encoding rod shape-determining protein MreD — MGHSEKPPRAVWLAPLSVALGSLMTLLPVVAVVPFLPPFGLMVLLGWRMVRGDSMRVWVPVLLGFFDDMVSGQPLGSAMLLWTLCVLAIDVLDTRLVWRDFWQDWLVASGAIGFCLIAGRLVASPLGTHVDTALLLQIVTSAALFPLIYRLCAWLDSDVRKH; from the coding sequence ATGGGGCATTCGGAAAAGCCCCCGCGCGCGGTGTGGCTCGCGCCGCTATCGGTGGCGCTCGGCTCGCTGATGACCTTGCTCCCGGTCGTCGCGGTGGTGCCGTTCCTGCCGCCGTTCGGGCTGATGGTGTTGCTCGGCTGGCGAATGGTGCGCGGCGATTCGATGCGCGTCTGGGTGCCGGTGCTGCTCGGCTTCTTCGACGACATGGTCAGCGGCCAGCCGCTCGGCTCGGCGATGCTGCTATGGACCTTGTGCGTGCTGGCGATCGACGTGCTGGATACACGGCTGGTATGGCGCGATTTCTGGCAGGACTGGCTGGTCGCCTCCGGCGCGATCGGCTTCTGCCTCATCGCCGGGCGGCTGGTCGCCTCGCCGCTCGGCACGCATGTCGATACGGCTCTGCTGCTCCAGATCGTCACTTCCGCTGCCCTGTTCCCGTTGATCTACCGGCTCTGCGCCTGGCTGGACAGCGACGTGCGGAAGCATTGA
- the rodA gene encoding rod shape-determining protein RodA, whose translation MLGSGMVPAPLAQLPWKILLLVLAIGCFGLVVLYSAAGGNLYPWAFSQGLRFFVFFGMAIALSRVPERLWATATFPAYAVILLMLIGVEALGAVAGGSQRWLDLGIIRLQPSELMKPFIVLTMARFYEILPASEIRKFGAIWPAGVLIGLPAALVMLQPDLGTALMITGGGVAVMFLAGIPLRLFIGGGLAMAVSIPLIVNFVLHDYQRNRVLTFMSPESDPLGTGYHISQSKIAIGSGGIFGKGFLNGTQSHLDYLPEGHTDFALATMMEEWGLMGGLFLIVAFACLIGWGISVSMRAKSRFGRLTAAGLSATIFFYSSINMLMVMGLAPVVGIPLPLISFGGTAQMTFMICFGILMSIDRESRRKQRW comes from the coding sequence ATGCTCGGTTCCGGCATGGTCCCCGCCCCGCTCGCCCAGCTGCCGTGGAAGATATTGCTACTGGTGCTCGCGATCGGCTGTTTCGGGCTGGTGGTGCTCTATTCGGCTGCGGGCGGAAATCTCTATCCCTGGGCCTTCTCGCAGGGCCTGCGCTTCTTCGTGTTCTTCGGCATGGCGATCGCGCTTTCGCGCGTGCCCGAGCGCCTCTGGGCGACGGCGACCTTCCCTGCCTATGCAGTGATCCTGCTGATGCTCATCGGCGTCGAGGCGCTGGGCGCTGTGGCGGGCGGCAGTCAGCGCTGGCTGGATCTCGGCATTATCCGGCTCCAGCCTTCGGAGCTGATGAAGCCGTTCATCGTCCTCACCATGGCGCGCTTCTACGAGATCCTGCCCGCCAGCGAGATCCGCAAGTTCGGGGCGATCTGGCCCGCCGGGGTGCTGATCGGCCTGCCTGCGGCGCTGGTGATGCTTCAGCCCGATCTCGGTACGGCGCTGATGATCACCGGCGGCGGCGTCGCGGTGATGTTCCTTGCGGGCATTCCGCTGCGGCTGTTCATCGGCGGCGGGCTGGCGATGGCGGTCTCGATTCCGCTGATCGTCAATTTCGTGCTGCACGACTATCAGCGCAACCGCGTGCTCACCTTCATGAGCCCCGAAAGCGACCCGCTGGGCACCGGCTATCACATCAGCCAATCGAAGATCGCGATCGGATCCGGAGGCATTTTCGGCAAGGGCTTCCTCAACGGCACACAGAGCCATCTGGACTATCTACCGGAAGGCCATACCGACTTCGCCCTCGCAACCATGATGGAGGAATGGGGGCTGATGGGCGGACTGTTCCTGATCGTCGCCTTCGCCTGCCTGATCGGATGGGGCATCAGCGTGAGCATGCGCGCAAAGAGCCGCTTCGGCCGGCTGACCGCCGCCGGACTCTCAGCGACGATCTTCTTCTATTCCTCGATCAACATGCTGATGGTGATGGGGCTGGCCCCGGTGGTCGGCATTCCGCTGCCGCTGATCAGCTTCGGCGGTACCGCGCAGATGACGTTCATGATCTGCTTCGGCATCCTGATGTCGATCGATCGCGAGAGCCGTCGCAAGCAACGCTGGTAA
- the mreC gene encoding rod shape-determining protein MreC, whose product MAPPRNRRPGFSRRAQYGLFIGYVGAIGGALIGGVLLLLSTFNPPAFAAVRGVFAEITTPIASGFDWIRRGLGSIPDGIGSYFAVHGENAELRKQIADDKLTVTRAQTLEQENRRLRAMVKLRDVTTDAIVAARLVNSSSSSTRRYATLNAGSWQGVKRGQPVRDPSGLIGQVIETSPNSARVLLLADPESIVPVRRVRDGLPAIASGRGDGQIDIRSASVATMGFQAGDTFVTSGTGGVFPPDIPVARVIRTQGDIAIAQPAVNPDALDFALVQQTFLPEPVPAPSPSASATPAAQPKAAP is encoded by the coding sequence ATGGCGCCGCCACGCAACCGGCGCCCCGGATTTTCGCGGCGGGCGCAATACGGGCTCTTCATCGGCTATGTGGGCGCGATCGGCGGTGCGCTGATCGGCGGGGTGCTGCTGCTGCTGTCGACCTTCAACCCGCCGGCTTTTGCCGCGGTGCGGGGCGTATTTGCCGAAATCACTACGCCGATCGCCTCGGGGTTCGACTGGATTCGCCGCGGCCTGGGAAGCATTCCCGACGGGATCGGCAGCTATTTCGCCGTGCATGGCGAGAATGCCGAGCTCCGCAAGCAGATCGCCGACGACAAGCTCACCGTGACGCGGGCACAGACGCTCGAGCAGGAAAATCGCCGGCTGCGCGCGATGGTCAAGCTGCGCGACGTGACCACCGACGCAATCGTCGCGGCGCGGCTGGTCAACAGCTCGTCGTCCAGCACCCGGCGCTATGCGACGCTCAACGCCGGATCGTGGCAGGGCGTGAAGCGCGGCCAGCCGGTACGCGATCCGAGCGGGCTGATCGGCCAGGTGATCGAAACCAGCCCCAACAGCGCGCGCGTGCTGCTGCTCGCCGATCCCGAGAGCATCGTGCCGGTGCGCCGGGTCCGCGACGGGCTGCCGGCAATCGCATCGGGCCGTGGCGACGGCCAGATCGACATACGCTCGGCCAGCGTCGCGACGATGGGATTCCAGGCCGGCGACACCTTCGTCACATCGGGCACGGGCGGCGTGTTTCCGCCCGACATCCCGGTGGCGCGCGTGATCCGCACACAGGGTGACATCGCCATCGCCCAGCCGGCGGTCAATCCCGACGCGCTCGACTTCGCCCTGGTCCAGCAGACCTTCCTGCCCGAACCCGTTCCCGCTCCCTCTCCGTCGGCATCGGCAACGCCGGCCGCGCAGCCCAAGGCGGCGCCGTGA
- a CDS encoding rod shape-determining protein: MAFSRFFKFMSHDMAIDLGTANTVVYLRGRGVVLNEPSVVAVETLNGVKRVKAVGDDAKLMMGKTPGSIEAIRPLRDGVIADIDVAEQMIKHFIQKVHGQRRFMRWPQIVICVPSGSTSVERRAIRDAASNAGASQVWLIEEPMAAAIGADMPVTEPIGSMVVDIGGGTTEVAVLSLRGLAYSTSVRVGGDKMDEAIVSYVRRNHNLLIGEATAERIKQEVGVAKPPADGIGTTIHIKGRDLVNGVPKEIQINQGQIAEALSEPVGTIVEGVRIALENTAPELAADIVDQGIVLTGGGALLQGLDEVLRDETGLPVTVAEDPLTCVALGTGRALEDPVFRGVLIQV, from the coding sequence ATGGCTTTTTCCCGCTTTTTCAAATTCATGTCGCACGACATGGCGATCGATCTGGGCACTGCGAACACTGTCGTTTATCTCCGCGGGCGCGGCGTCGTGCTCAATGAGCCGTCGGTGGTGGCGGTCGAGACGCTGAACGGCGTCAAGCGGGTCAAGGCCGTCGGCGATGACGCCAAGCTGATGATGGGCAAAACGCCCGGCTCGATCGAGGCGATTCGCCCGCTCCGCGACGGCGTGATCGCCGACATCGATGTCGCCGAGCAGATGATCAAGCACTTCATCCAGAAGGTTCATGGCCAGCGCCGCTTCATGCGCTGGCCGCAGATCGTGATCTGCGTCCCCTCGGGCTCGACGTCGGTCGAGCGCCGCGCGATCCGCGATGCCGCGTCGAACGCCGGCGCCAGCCAGGTGTGGCTGATCGAGGAGCCGATGGCGGCCGCGATCGGCGCCGACATGCCCGTTACCGAGCCCATCGGATCGATGGTCGTCGATATCGGCGGCGGCACCACCGAAGTCGCCGTGCTCTCGCTGCGCGGCCTCGCCTATTCGACCAGCGTCCGCGTCGGCGGCGACAAGATGGACGAGGCGATCGTCTCGTACGTCCGCCGCAATCACAATCTGCTGATCGGCGAAGCCACTGCCGAGCGGATCAAGCAGGAAGTCGGCGTCGCCAAGCCGCCTGCGGACGGCATCGGCACGACGATCCACATCAAGGGCCGCGATCTCGTCAACGGCGTGCCCAAGGAAATCCAGATCAACCAGGGCCAGATCGCCGAAGCGCTCAGCGAGCCGGTCGGCACGATCGTCGAGGGCGTGCGCATCGCGCTCGAGAACACCGCGCCCGAACTGGCAGCCGACATCGTCGATCAGGGCATCGTGCTCACCGGCGGCGGCGCGCTGCTCCAGGGTCTGGACGAAGTGCTCCGCGACGAAACCGGCCTGCCGGTCACCGTGGCCGAGGATCCGCTGACCTGCGTGGCGCTGGGCACCGGGCGCGCGCTCGAGGATCCCGTGTTCCGCGGCGTGCTCATCCAGGTCTAA
- the mrdA gene encoding penicillin-binding protein 2 encodes MLKVTEASQTYSFSRRALLMGGLQGSVALVLAGRMTWLSVFENERYKLMAESNRVNLTLSPPRRGWIVDRNGQPLANNRTDFRVDLIPDRLERREETLATLQQILALTPEEMARINTDLERARGFQPVSVRENLDWERFAAVSVRLPELPGVAPTRGFARNYPLGAGVGHLIGYVGGASAEQYKATKDPLMVTPGFKMGKDGIEKTLEDRLRGKPGAKRVEVTARGKLVRELATREDVPGKNVRLTIDAGLQEYCARRLADNSGSIVVLDCITGDVLSMVSMPGYDPNSFSDGISQSEWKMLAEDDHIPLMNKVLQGLYPPGSTVKPMHALAILRAGISPQATVHCSGALQIGRRAFHCHSRRGHGAVNMERAVAQSCDIYFYSMARELGYDAFAPTVREMGLGARYDLPYPSQRYGTVPDSAWKRRKYKQPWTIADSVNASIGQGYVLANPLQLAVMAARMAQGRAIVPRLLLDSPHEPAPLLGIDPAHIQTVRQSMWAVINGGGTAGKARLPIPGIELAGKTGTAQVRAITAAERRSGVLGNASLPFRLRDHTLFVCFAPWDNPRYAASIVLEHHGHINPLTDVSPTARDIMTFLFDREKAMASLHELEKGWGGTYAERMTKKAEAFNAAQAAARAAPPPPVPEDAAAAANDVVSEAANATVPVGDVAGRAEDRPE; translated from the coding sequence ATGCTGAAGGTCACCGAAGCCTCGCAGACCTACAGCTTCTCGCGGCGCGCCCTGTTGATGGGCGGCTTGCAGGGTTCGGTCGCGCTGGTGCTCGCCGGGCGGATGACCTGGCTCTCGGTGTTCGAGAACGAGCGTTACAAGCTGATGGCGGAGAGCAACCGCGTCAACCTGACGCTCAGCCCGCCGCGGCGTGGCTGGATCGTCGATCGCAACGGCCAGCCGCTGGCGAACAACCGCACCGATTTCCGCGTCGACTTGATCCCCGATCGGCTCGAACGGCGCGAGGAGACACTCGCCACCCTCCAGCAGATCCTGGCGCTCACGCCCGAGGAAATGGCACGCATCAACACCGATCTGGAGCGCGCACGCGGTTTCCAGCCGGTCTCTGTCAGGGAGAATCTCGACTGGGAGCGCTTCGCCGCAGTCAGCGTGCGCCTGCCCGAGCTTCCCGGTGTCGCCCCGACCCGCGGCTTCGCGCGCAATTACCCGTTGGGTGCCGGCGTCGGCCATCTGATCGGCTATGTCGGCGGCGCCTCGGCCGAACAATATAAGGCGACCAAGGACCCGTTGATGGTCACGCCCGGGTTCAAGATGGGCAAGGACGGGATCGAGAAGACGCTCGAGGACCGGCTGCGCGGCAAGCCCGGTGCCAAGCGCGTCGAAGTGACCGCGCGCGGCAAGCTGGTGCGCGAGCTCGCGACGCGCGAGGACGTGCCGGGCAAGAATGTCAGGCTCACCATCGATGCGGGCTTGCAGGAATATTGTGCGCGCCGCCTCGCCGACAATTCGGGGTCGATCGTCGTGCTCGACTGCATCACCGGCGACGTGCTGTCGATGGTCTCGATGCCCGGCTATGATCCCAACAGCTTCTCCGACGGGATCAGCCAGAGCGAGTGGAAGATGCTCGCCGAGGACGATCACATCCCGCTGATGAACAAGGTGCTGCAGGGCCTCTATCCGCCTGGCTCAACGGTCAAGCCGATGCACGCGCTGGCGATCCTGCGCGCCGGCATCTCGCCGCAGGCGACCGTCCATTGCAGCGGCGCGCTACAGATCGGCCGCCGCGCCTTCCACTGCCACAGCCGCCGCGGCCATGGCGCAGTGAACATGGAACGCGCGGTCGCGCAGAGCTGCGACATCTATTTCTATTCGATGGCGCGCGAGCTCGGCTACGACGCCTTCGCGCCGACGGTGCGCGAGATGGGGCTCGGCGCGCGTTACGACCTGCCCTACCCCAGCCAGCGCTACGGCACCGTGCCGGACAGCGCGTGGAAGCGGCGCAAGTACAAACAACCCTGGACGATCGCGGATTCGGTCAACGCATCGATCGGACAGGGCTATGTGCTCGCCAACCCGCTCCAATTGGCGGTGATGGCCGCGCGGATGGCGCAGGGCCGCGCGATCGTTCCGCGGCTGCTGCTGGATAGCCCGCATGAGCCCGCGCCGCTGCTCGGCATCGATCCCGCGCATATCCAGACGGTGCGCCAGTCGATGTGGGCAGTGATCAATGGCGGCGGCACCGCGGGCAAGGCGCGGCTGCCGATCCCCGGCATCGAGCTCGCCGGCAAGACCGGCACGGCGCAGGTCCGCGCGATCACTGCCGCCGAACGCCGCTCGGGCGTGCTGGGCAATGCGTCGCTGCCCTTCCGCCTGCGCGACCATACGCTGTTCGTCTGCTTCGCGCCGTGGGACAATCCGCGCTACGCCGCCTCGATCGTGCTCGAGCATCACGGCCATATCAATCCGCTCACCGACGTGTCGCCCACCGCGCGCGACATCATGACCTTCCTGTTCGATCGCGAAAAGGCGATGGCCTCGCTGCACGAGCTCGAAAAGGGCTGGGGCGGCACCTATGCCGAGCGCATGACGAAGAAGGCAGAGGCGTTCAACGCGGCCCAGGCGGCGGCACGGGCGGCCCCTCCCCCACCCGTCCCCGAAGATGCGGCGGCCGCGGCGAACGACGTCGTCTCCGAAGCTGCCAATGCCACCGTACCGGTCGGCGATGTCGCCGGCCGCGCAGAGGATCGCCCCGAATGA